From one Methermicoccus shengliensis DSM 18856 genomic stretch:
- a CDS encoding AAA family ATPase yields the protein MREHVIAQKYELEKLGKEHYVEREAEKKLKQYLPTDLIKVITGPRRAGKSFLAVRALKENFGYVNFDDEVLTKAEDLNEVLKLVHEVYGEFETLFLDEIQNVKDWELFVNRLRRLGYNVVLTGSNSKLLSSELPSDGEICGR from the coding sequence ATGAGGGAGCACGTAATAGCCCAAAAGTATGAACTCGAGAAGCTGGGAAAAGAACACTATGTTGAGAGAGAAGCTGAGAAAAAACTCAAGCAGTACCTTCCAACCGACCTGATAAAGGTAATAACTGGACCTCGAAGGGCTGGAAAAAGCTTTTTAGCGGTGAGAGCTCTTAAAGAAAATTTTGGTTATGTGAACTTTGATGATGAGGTATTGACCAAAGCGGAAGACCTCAACGAGGTTTTAAAGCTTGTCCATGAGGTCTATGGAGAATTTGAAACCCTCTTCCTCGACGAAATCCAGAATGTTAAGGATTGGGAGCTTTTTGTCAATAGGCTCAGAAGATTGGGTTATAACGTCGTTCTTACTGGCTCGAATTCGAAACTGCTGAGCAGTGAGCTGCCATCTGACGGGGAGATATGTGGAAGGTGA
- a CDS encoding RNA-guided endonuclease InsQ/TnpB family protein, giving the protein MLSYKFRIYPSKTIQAKLTEQLELCRWLYNRLLFELNKAKEEGRKIKQKDTQALIVKLKEENPNLNKVYSKVLQMVNYQLWSNIKALSELKKNGKKVGKLRYKGKGWFKTLNFNQSGFKIDFENNKLILSKAGTIPIKLHRPIEGRIKGVIVKREKSCKLYAIVQVEDEPELLPPTGKEVGIDVGVRHFLTDSEGRQIENPKFYERTLQRIKTLQRNLSRKQKGSKNREKSRIKLAKAYEKLVNQRNDFLHKLSRFYVNNHDIIAVEDLKIRNMVKVGNKLAQRILDASWGKFIEMLSFKAERAGRRVIKVNPRGTSEGLTFDDLYRDYISACRIKNKSGLGRSLEPVERRPLLLVTAKAVIEGQVFSVKQEAPCVSGE; this is encoded by the coding sequence ATGCTAAGCTATAAGTTTCGCATTTATCCTTCCAAAACCATTCAAGCTAAACTAACGGAACAGCTTGAGCTATGCAGATGGTTATACAATCGTTTATTGTTTGAGCTGAATAAGGCAAAAGAAGAAGGTAGAAAGATAAAACAGAAAGATACACAAGCTCTAATCGTTAAGCTAAAGGAAGAGAATCCTAACCTGAATAAAGTCTACTCCAAGGTTTTGCAGATGGTGAACTACCAGTTATGGTCGAACATCAAAGCCCTATCAGAGTTGAAGAAGAATGGAAAGAAAGTTGGTAAGCTCCGTTATAAGGGTAAGGGATGGTTCAAAACTCTGAACTTCAATCAATCGGGATTCAAGATTGATTTTGAGAATAACAAGCTCATCTTATCTAAGGCTGGTACTATCCCCATCAAACTACACCGTCCAATTGAAGGAAGAATTAAAGGGGTGATTGTAAAAAGAGAGAAATCTTGTAAATTGTATGCAATTGTTCAGGTAGAAGATGAACCAGAGCTATTACCACCAACAGGTAAAGAAGTGGGAATAGATGTTGGTGTAAGACACTTTCTGACAGATAGTGAAGGAAGGCAAATAGAGAATCCCAAGTTTTACGAGAGAACTTTGCAAAGGATAAAGACTCTACAACGCAACCTTTCAAGAAAGCAGAAGGGCTCTAAAAATAGAGAGAAGTCTCGTATTAAGCTTGCTAAAGCTTATGAAAAACTTGTAAATCAGAGAAACGACTTCTTACATAAACTTAGCAGGTTTTACGTGAATAATCACGACATAATAGCAGTTGAAGACTTGAAGATTAGAAATATGGTTAAAGTTGGAAACAAACTAGCTCAACGCATATTGGATGCCTCTTGGGGTAAGTTCATCGAAATGCTCTCCTTCAAGGCTGAGAGAGCTGGAAGGAGAGTCATAAAGGTAAACCCAAGAGGTACATCTGAAGGACTAACTTTTGATGACCTGTATAGGGATTATATCTCAGCTTGCAGGATAAAGAACAAATCGGGGTTGGGACGGTCCTTAGAGCCTGTGGAGAGGAGACCTCTACTCCTCGTTACCGCTAAAGCGGTAATCGAGGGGCAAGTCTTCTCTGTGAAGCAGGAAGCTCCCTGCGTGAGCGGGGAGTAG